The DNA region GTTActatctcgtaataaaatcaGCAAAGAATATGAATATTTCGTTCACCAGCTTtcataaaacaggtttcaaaTCCTTCCAAGTTGTCAAAAAAATCTAGCTTTCAATATTTAGTATTGAAAAAGACTTGGTTTCAATTTGTGTcagaaaattgaagtaaaaagaaaGCGCCCTAGATCTAATGCCTAGCACCTGTAATCGTCGGGAAATGCCGTTCGACGTCACAGATGATTAAAAATCAGCTTAGATGAAGGTGTGAAGGGTAGAGGTAAGAAATATCGCCGTGTATAGAATGTGACGGGAAAATAGTTTTTGGCAGATactttttcagttgaaaacCCATACGAGATACTGCTTTTTACCTCTACCCTCCATAGATGAAGGCAATATCAGTATATTCTGTCTCTCTCGCTCTGCGCTCAGCCAATCACGGCGCAAAGCCACATGCAAGCATTGGGTCTTAGAGCATATactgtatatgctctaagcATTGGGTATAGCGTTTGATGTTCTTTTCCGGTATTGAAGTGCACCCTGGCggaattcttaaaaattcagTGCGAAATTCCATCGACGTTTTATCGGTAAATCAGTCCGGTGTTCTCCGTTGTCACACCTGTTCTTATTATATCGTGTCTATAGTAGCCAATGTCAGATATACAATCAGAATGTAAGTCCAACGAAGCATCTCAGCAGCTTTAGCGAATAGGTATGGAGAAAGAATGTGACTTCcaggaaagtaaaaaatgtttgtgaGGGATCCCTGCGGTATTGTTTGCATTATCGTTACGTATATTGCTGTGTTTTATGCTGACTACGTCGTCGTACGATGGATTGTTCTACATACAATGCAGGACAGGTTAGTTCTCGCCGAGACTCACTCTGTCACCGATTGCCTGACAGTTTTGCATTTTAAACTCTTCACAACACGTCATCGATACCTCATTATTCCCACAACGAATAAATATAAGCAAACTCATTGCAACGAAAGTTAATTTGATAACTTGCACATTTTTCAATGCAAAATATTCCTGTTCCACAACTTGTTATATCTTTCATTCCATGCAAGGAATTTGCAAGTGTATTATTTAAACGCAAGACGGATTACAGTTCGAACATTGTCTTCATAATGTATTCCTGTTTATAGCCTATGGGGTCCTTTTCATGTGGTGACATTCAATACGATAGTTTTACTGCTGATGATGTCCCATCTGAAGGCAGTCTGCAGCGATCCTGGTCTCGTACCTCTTCCACAGACAAGGATGGACTTTTCAGACATCCATACAGGTGGAAACAGGGATGAATCTGATGAAAGAGACGATTGGACGGTGTGTACTCGTTGTGAAACTTACAGACCACCAAGAGCCCATCATTGCAGGATATGCAAACGATGTATCAGGAGAATGGATCATCACTGTCCGTGGtgagatttttaattatagaTCACAACATGATAGATGAAACCTCAGAGGTGTTAAGCTTGttgctttctttttccttGACTGTTTGACTAGAATTTAGGTAAATGtgcgtgaaaaatttaatcatcaTTTCTCAAACATTGTGATAGAGGCTCATTTACATGtgattgtatttatttaaggATAAATAACTGTGTGGGGGAACGAAATCAGaagtattttatacaatttctgGTCTATGTCGGTATACTAGCATTATACGCTATAACACTGGTCATCCTCTCTTGGGTCTTTGATTGTCCTGAATGCAGTGTTGACGTGGCAATAAAACAAAGTCGCATGTGAGTATAACACAATATGCTTTTATATAGCTCTTGTTTTCAATCAAAACTGTGATGTTTCTCATTTCAGCCTACATTGCGTCATACTCGTGCTGGAGTCGGCGTTATTTGGAATGTTTGTGGTGGCAATTTTGGTGGACCAATTTCAAGCTATTTTAGGCGATGAGACAGCTATAGAAAGAATTCAAGGAAGCCATCATCATCAGCATACCAATAAAACTAACCCACGTACATTAACTCTTCTTGCACAAGTCTGTGGTAAGAGTCATCCAGCTTTATGGTTACTTCCATGTCACAATCCCCCTCGTTATTCGTACCGTAAAGATGCTCATTTAATTGACCATCAAGTCTAAGAGGTTTAATAAACCTGAGGGAGAAATGCATGTTCCAAATGTCCTGAAATCAATTTCTTAGACAGCAATGAACCAGCTTGTCGCTGAAACTGATCAAATCTAACAATTGTAAGCCCAATAGTCACTCAACGGCTGCATACCAACTTGATTTCAGTCATGGTGTGGCAATATTTACAAGTCTTTTAATAAAGTATTCTTAGACTTGTCGTTAGCTTAGTTTATCATTTCTAATTATGACTAAAACCTATCAAAAATATCGACCATAATAGTGGGATGCAAATTTGAACAATTCATTTGGTAAATAGCATCCAAAACAAATTATAGTGGTATGCTTGCTGTTGGATGTCTTGCACTGATCGAAACTGAATCAACTATTGTCCTAAGCACATGATTTTGAGCATTTCAAAGTCCGTAATATGTGAATACATTTGTTAATTACTTTCAAGATTCAAATAAAGATAGATCGACTTtgcaaagaaaattgatttcataATTAAATGGGCATGACGTTTTCTTACGTACAAAAATACATAGTTAATACTGATAACGGAAATTGAATGCAATTTAGATTAAATTCTTTTGCTTCCGTCAGCAATGACAGATTTCAGTAATCTGGAAATGATCAATTATGATTCAACTGTCACGAACATAGCAAATTGCCGATCGTCGATTTGCTGAGAAAATTCATGAGAGAAAGTTGAACTTAATTAGCAGCAGATACATATCAAGTCAAAATGTTTTGTACTGTTCATCCCATGACTTATATCGAAATAAGCTATATTGCGATGTGAAGGTGACATTTGCTAATTGATACATTATGTAtggttcttattttttattattacccAACTTTTCACAGATGCAATCTAGTCAATTTTCACAGCAAGACGACGGTTTTAATGTATTTATTGTAACACTggtattattactatcttaaTAGTAATATAAATGAGTGCATAGTAATGGTAAACGTACTCTATTTTTGGTAGATGCCcataaaatttctcaattatatatttatttacaatcaaATTGATCAATCTAAGATGAAAATCATTAAGTAAGATTTTAAATAacttattgaaatgaaattgactAATCGCACattaatatattaaaatatttaatttcttatcATAATCATTCGAAGTCGGAGATGGTGTATCATTCCATTAGTTGTCAACAATAGGTTTATATTGTAATTCTTTAAGACTCTTAAATTAAGAGTTTCACTTAAAGTGGAATACACATCGTAGATTTACACGAGTAGGCAATATCCATGTTAAGTTTTTACTTTCCCAAAGCGTGATTCTGTTTTGATAAGGCTTTATGTTGTCAAGTATtgaatgtaaaattaaaaaaattttcaaaaccagCTTTTATCCATAATTCAcagataacattttttctccaagCATAAGAgcttgaaaatagaaattaagGTTTCACGCAGTGGTAACAATAACGAATATCAAcgtcgaattttatttgatatcaaatttattacaaacaaTCCACATGTCTCTTACAGACATGCGGCCATGAGTCCAGCAacattttcaaagtcgatTTTTTCTGTGATATTTTTAGTCTTGATGTTTTCATCTTGATTTGCAATGAAAATCACATTCTTAGACTCTTCTTTCCATCCGTATTTCTTGACCCAGTGTTTCAAGGTGGAATCTAATGAGTTTTGACAAATACAAATGTTACAAATGattaaaatattgttatattacAACCAGCAATAACATAGGAGTCGCTGATTTAAACAGTTCAGCATTCCTTGAGAGAATAGACGACTTTGGTATTTATTCGTGTAAAGCAGTTGTATTACAAAATTGTTCAACTCTACATGTGAATAATAATGGTATGTAAACTTAGACTGGTAAAAGGAtacaatttaaataattctttgaaaaactacaattttttttttaattattgaacAAAATCAGACATCGTAAGATTTACATGATTGTtcattttgaatgaaatttgagaTTCCAGATtgaatctttaaaaaattgcatactAGTTACAATAATACCTCTTGGTTTATTGAATAATGGTACAGATCTTAGCATCTTTTATTgtttgaaatgaagaaatgattcgaaaaattttagactAATATATGTCACTTTTGATTCATTGCTCATCgcaattttaccaaaaatattACCTGCcataacaaagaaaattgaaaatgctgTGACACATTTGCTTTATTTTaaaatggtatatatatatatgaaaggAACATACCGTCGACTCCACCGAGTAGCTGGGCGAGTAGACCTTTGTCGATAGTTTGGAAAGTAATTCCTACAACATGGCAGACAAACTTGCGAACGGAGTCCTGAAACCCAACTATTCTATTGCACAGTTCTGGCATAGACAAAACTCTGTCCCAAAAATGTTGGAAATCACACTGTTCCAAAATATCTCCCAAATACATGATCTGGTTGATTGGTTCTTCTTGCATctgcaatttcaaaatttcacaaatctgTCTTCCTCTTGCCTCTTTTCGGTATATCTATTTTGCGAATAACAGACGTTGTGGGACTTATTGACTTGTGCGAAGTTAGCAACGGATTCTGTCTcgcaatataaaattttaagtgcAGACTGGACAATAATACGAAACTTCTTTCACATGCATTGATCAATTGATTTATACAGatgtcaaaatcaaatttaccaCGGAAATATTGTCGGTCGACGAATTTCCCAGCGTGAAACCATTAGTTAGTCTCGATAAGTTAGTAAGGTGAATAACATATTTGATAATATTGGTAAGGTATAAAGACTGTAAAGTAAAAGGATATTCTCCTGATTTATGAGTGATTAATCAGAAGAATAACTGAAATACTtacgattttttcagtcagCAGACATTTACAAAGAACGAAGTCTGTGTGAGGAAAATTAGTCAAAGCCTTCAGCAATATCTGGCAAGTTATATCTTGACTAAAGCGTTGCGGATTCAACTGATACAACTTCAAGACAGCGAGATTTGCCTCGAGATCATAAGCGTTTTCCCTCGACTGAATTTCAACGTATTTCTCGAGGGTGGAAAGATTGTCGGGATTGTACCTGAAATCAACCGATGTCATTATAACATTATCTATGTCGGCATCGCGTAACCGGATATTTTCTCCAGTTGAAAACGCAAAAACATCCAGAGACTACTTTTTTGAATACGACATTTTGAGGTTGAGTAATACACAATGTTGCAGATGCGAGCGAAttgtacaaattgaaaaagtgtGACGGGCTATACACACCTCTCAATCCCCTTTAACATTTCGACGATAGTTTGCCTCATAGCCTCTGCCATGGTGGAATTCTTTCGACGCTTTTCAGGTTCCACGGTGCAGGATGTGATAGATATTTAGTCTGATTTTTAGGTTAgaataaaagtgaaagaaagatAAGCATGGATTGTTCAGAGAAACTAGTAAGTATATCGCAGCGAATACATCCGGCCTAGGGGACTTCCTGATTTCACCGCTTTGCAGCTCCGCAGTCAGTAACTCgtatattcttcagtcaacgctcGGTATAAtgcgaaatttcaattattcgtcGAATTGGTTTGGAATAACGTTTACTTATTTATGTTAATGAACAGGAACAAGATATTAACATATTTATATCTACGATTAATGAGTAGTGTAGCGATCGATACCGATCTTCGGCTGGAATTTCATGAGCAGCAAAAcgtagcagcagcaacagcattTCCCACCGtccaagcattctgattgaTTTACTAAACTAACCTAACCTTAGTTATCTAATCAGAATACTTGGATGGTGGgaaatgctgctgctgctcacGAAATTCTAGCCTTAGGAATACCGGTCAGAAAAAGCGAGCAAGCGCCGCGCAGAATCCGTGGCAGAATCGCGGAGCGCTTATTCGGCTACAGTGAGTGCTCGATGGCAGTCGCGTTTGAAGAGTAGAGTTTGCTCCGGTTCGAATAGCTCGAAGAGAGTTGCGCATTTCAGTGTGGAATCCAAATTCTAGTGTTATAATCAGTGCATATTTCTAGTAATTTACATTCGGTAATTACTATGCAACATGCAGAAAAGTGGCTCGGAGAATCAAAGTATTATTAACATCAAAACAGCCTGCCAGTGTTGAAGGTGAGTTACATTCGTCGTATTTAATCATCGTACGTGTAACTTGAAATTGCCCCTGTCCGCAGGGTGTTGCGTTTTGTTTTGTGCCCGCGCATTTTTTCGTAACTACTCGATATCGActgttgaaaaacttttcaacatgAAATCAGCAAGTTGAAGTTGGGTACATATTCGGAATTATTCATGTAGATTTTAGCGGTCACCGGCTGCACCGATACCGAATTTACAAAACTGTAAACGAGTTAACAGTCAGCGGAGATTGGTTTTTCAACGGTGATCTCGGTCATTCTTCAGAATAATTCAGCAtgcgtattattttttttattgcattgaGGAGATACGTTGGTTATACGGTGAATTGGGTTGATAAAACGGACCTTGCGAGGGATGACCTTCGTTTGAATCATTGTTTCTGATTTCGGATCGCACATAGCGCTCTCACAGGTCTATAAAATGCAACTATCGCGTATAGGTCACTTTAGCACCGATTCTTGCGTAGTGAAAACAagttagatgaaaaaaatagtgtCGGTCGAGCGTGAGGATGCATTGTTTACATATAGTGGGGCTTGTGTGGCGGCTGGTGCAGCTTACCCTTCGAAACATACCGAGATTCGTGTTTATCACTGTGAGTGTTTCCTTGAATTCCGAATCAGCAAATTCATCTTCCTTCGCGTTTCTTTCTGAGGAtcgatattataatacattgaCTGAGGGGGTCaatttatttcagaaaaaCATCAGGTATAATGCAAtcgcttgaattttttaagttaAAGCATAATTATTAAAACACATTTGAAATATACGTGCTTAATACTGTACATACATGAATTTTGAGaatgaaatattaacaaaatctGGTGTTGTCTTATCTGATTACAGAAATAAACTGCAGCAAGACTAATCAAGGTTTGCCATTATTTGAATTTAGGCCACCAATAAACGTCGAAGAATAAAACGCAACATCTGACCAGGCCCCAGtgctgtaaaaaataaaaaataggtaCATGATCAAGATCATTTTCGATCACACTACCATGCTAAATTCACTCTAAGAAATTTGACCTGTTtagttgaaattcaatattattcaCTCCTTAATTacgtttcagaaaaaaagtgctGGATTTTCAATGCTTTCTATTATTGATTCTGTGGTTCATACATCTGTGCatcaaaaattacagaattttgtggaaaaaaaattatttgaaacagaCAGTTTCTATCGAAACAAAATCTGATCCAAGTATGTAGCATGAGTATCATTCTGTTATATTCTTGTTGCAGTGTAAAAGTGCGTCAGTTCAAGATTCAACCTGAGATTTACCAGACTACTACATCTAAAGTGTGGAGCAGCCCGGAGGAGGTGAAAATTGGTGAGTTCGCATGTGTTTAGGTTACGGATATTTCCCTGGTATTCCCCTGtcacgtggcgtggcggtaacaataatattccatcaatcttcgatttcttagctGCATGGGTAGGCTCATTCGCAATCGCAACGGTGCTTGACTTTCAgttgaatcgttttttttttgcactttgaTTTACCGTAGCTTACTTaaagttagaaattttgcACGTTGCTAAATgtggaatgagcatcgcgacGGGTAACCATCACTCATTCGCAAATCACAAGATCGAATCGCGTTTCGCTCCTGATGTAATAATCTAGATTTGAATTTAACAATTATGTCGTTTAAGTGGTGGTTTCACCTGAGGTCTGAATGTATTCAGTTATTTGCATTATTGTTGAATCGACGAAACTTCAAAGTCTAGCATAAAGTAACGTAATGAAATTGCATTTTATATtgtgaatcattttcaattttttaacaagcaAAAAGCATCTGTCAACTGTAAACTTAGCTCGTTTAGAAAAATGCTGATTGGCATACAGGatgtttttaatccattttaCAAAAGGTTGGTGTACCGATAGTCTGCCAGTGTTTTCTAAAATAATGCATGCAATTGTGTTGCAACGCATGGTTGGCGTGATACAACCGCGATACTGTATTCTGAGTAGGCGGACTATGgtacaaaaacattttgcTCCCTACAGGAAATCAACGAAAAAGTAAGTGACAGTGACCACGGCGCGAATGAGGAAGAatgatgtgtgttggaaaaaatggagaatcgttTAGATCGAATATAGGTAACCGGGGAGGTAGGTGATCGTTTTGGGATTCGTCGCGGGTTTTGATGTGGATCTGCGTGTGGATCTTTTTTTAAGATTTCCGTTGGGCGGTTCCGTTGGGAatcaggcgagggtaggaaggtcgcGATGTACCGTGATGTTACTTACTTTTGTAATCCACAGCgtcaaactatcacagaaatttttctccaaaaacaattgaaagacGCTGTATACGAGTCTAGACCATTTATTAGTATTTAAATATCAAAGAGGTTGAATTTTCCATTTATACTCACTCTGCAATTATTTACCAGCcgttattcaattcaaatattcagTCATTATCCATCATTATTACATTCAATTAATCTCTGTGATCGTTTGAATGGGCAAAACGCATCTCTGGACTATCTATCGCGTTCCGTGGTACACTAGATAGGGAGAGATGCTGAGCTCGAAgacttcgcgtcgaagaggaccgccgaccgtcacgccacacaataatgcatgcTCTCCAACCTCCCTCCCGAACTTGATTCGTATCTGAGAACAACAATCCGCATCGCAGTGTATCTGACTTGAAAAAACGTAGATGTGGATTGGGTTTCTACAGAGTTTTTACGACAAGTCCTAAATATTGGAAACTTTTTGACAATTCATCGGATTGCGCCTTTTTGTGCGCCGAGTAATCACTGAAACTGAATGCGCTTTTAACGTGACAATTAGgtgtgcaaatgaaaaattccattagtaTCGTCAGATCAAATGTCgcaaaataattgacacgtattttttcttttttcgatttaaCGTTCCGTAACAAAGATAtagcagtttgaaattgacgcgtgacgtcacaatgttactagatatagatatactacaatgtaatacatgtataacattatgacgtcacgcggaATTCTAATTGCTATATCTTTGTTAATaagcattgaattgaaaaaaaaaaaaaattacgtgtcaatcatttttcgacattctatctgacgataagaatgaaatttttcgaaattttttatttgtacaccTAATTGATGAttcaaatcgattgatcgtgcCTTTTGCGCATCGATTTCGATAATAGTCCGTTGGCAAGTGAAGCACTCTTGGTATGCTTAGCTTTCAGCTTTTGAGTCAATTTTCTTatgaacaaacaagttttgaaGTTTGACCACGCCTTTTGCGCGTCCACTTGATACCTTGTGGTTATGAAAGAAAGCGCGGCATATGTTAGCCGGTGCTCAACGCGCGtggataaaaatcgcaaagttTAGAGTGATAGTGAAGAGCCTTGGCATAATTATTTATGGAATATATCTGAGGTGTACAAAATTATTAGTTTTCTAACCGTggtattactttttcttccagGACaacaaagcaattttttttacaagtacaCTGATACCTGAAAATTCGTTTGgacgaaatatttatttcaatagcTCTTATTGACGAATAAACatataatgattgaaaaagtatgcaattttttgtcattattaGAAACAATCGAGTCAAATTTTGGTGCCACGAATATCATGTTGGACTCGACATGCATTCTATCACTGTACTTGTAGCAActttctctgtttcagctaatcaaacctttcctctgtttcaaCTTATTGAACCTTTTGTATGTTTCGGCAAATCAAaactttcctctgtttcagctaattaaaagTTTTGTCTGTTTCATCTAGTCAAGcttttcctctgtttatgCTATTCAaacctttcctctgtttcagctaattaatcCTTtggtctgtttcagctaatcaaacctttcctATGTTTTAGctaattaaatattttgtctgtttcagctattcaaacttttcctctgttaCAGCTAATCAATTTTCCCTTTTTATCACCAATCATAATTCTTTGTTATCtaagataatttctttttttgtctatttcaATACTAATTACATTCTCGTCTGTTTCATGTCACTGAGTTTCATTGGCTCCACTGAAAAATCAACGATAAATTGTTTAGGTTTGGTTTAGGTATATTGGCTGTAAACCTGTATTGAAATTATCACTTACGTGTATAGTTTATTAGTATGCATTTAGTATAACTGTATATTAGTATGCACTAACATCGAGAGTGTCATATTAATTACAACGTGAAAATTAAATGCCAACGACTCAAACTAATAAACAAAGCATTTATCTGTCATCATTTGTCTCAATTTAAGTGACAAATCGTAATGTTTGACATCTAATTGGTTACGGCattttggagaaaaataaattaatctgAAACTGTCTAGTTGAGTCAgttacatttttcgtttttacggtgtaaaatttgtcaaatattaTTCTATCCGTAAATTCTGGGCTCACAGTCAAAGTGAACACAAAGTTCATCGAGACTTTATTAAGACGTGGCTTAATTTCCTTTATGTCTAGATTTTAGTTCTCGAATCAGTGGTGTAGAGTATATACACATCAGCGCCACCTAACGTTGGTTAAATTGCCCTATTTCCTGCCCATAGGGAATTTCCACTGGTACCTACCCACAgttaaaaagaataaacgCAATTACTAAACGATTCCGCTTGAACCGAAAACAGCCGATTCACTCATATAGAGTTATACATTTGGTCTGTCAAAATCATTCGTCTGCAGTGAAGAAATACCCAGAAAAGTCCTTAACCTTTGACACCAGGGAAGATCGTACGTGCAACAGGTCCGATGACGCTTTTTAACAAGTAAATAATCAGATGTCACACCGAACCTACTATCGTTATTCCTAGTGTATATATCCTCTGTCTTCTCTATCGTTTTTAATTGCTTGATTTGGATATTTAGCAATCCCCGTGAAAATGAATCAACAAGGGCATAGTAATTGCAACAATAACCAATTCAGAGCCAGCCCGGACCTCGGAAGAAGGTACACAGTGTTTTCTCTAATACACACATCGAATTTCTTTGGTTAACAATTTACATAAACACGAATAATTAGCATTGACAATGCACATTATTAATAGACGATAAGATTTTCACAACTAATGCTTGACATATCCAACTAcattctattttcaatttgttacgGAACATTCTTTCTTAAATAAAATGACTCTACGAATTGGGTCTATTATCAGAATTCCGGTTGTTTATATTAATTCTCGATCTATCAGCATTGCTGCTAATGTATTATTCAACTTATatctattcaattattatgtTCATTTAGCGAGCCAAGCCTTCCAATCAACAGCAATGTGTCCAATTTCCAACAGAGGAATCCGCCACCTTTGCCACCCCGTACAAACAGATCTGTTCAAAGTTACCAGCCAATGTATGGAGACCACAGACCATTGTCTTCACCATACTATAGTGGATATGGAACCGGCTTGAATTACAGAGGCTATGGAGGCTATGGCTCATATGGTGGATATGGTGGATACGGTGGATATGGTGGGATGTCAGGTTATAATTCATACAATCAATTTGGAGGGCCTAGCGGCGACGTAGAGAATCGGTGAGGGTATACACATCCTATTCCATAGAGACTGGCtttatgtttgaaaaattcactttcaaAGTATTTTATGCCTTCAATTAGTTAATTACTGTATTTTCTCTTGCTTTTCTATAGATTTGTTCAGTTAGCCGAGGAGAGAACGAGGCCAGCATTCCAATCCATAGAAACAATGGTACACACATTTTCATCCATCACAATGATGCTtgaatcaacattttttgCAATGACAAGCTCGTTTAGAGCCATTCTTAGCGTGGCAGATAACGTAGGTAGATTACGCTCCATGTTCGGACATTTCTTGGACACATTTGCTCTCATTAGATTTATGAAGTGGTTGTACTGGAAGAGCATGTATATGCTGGGTAAATATATAAACTTGCTTTTTCATACCACTAATTATAACTCGATGCGATACGGTTACTGAATTGTTgaccaaatttattttacagttaTCAAATGATAATTATCACCTAAGTTATAGGATTGTGGTagcatttttaattcatttcatcAACTATAATATTTCATAGGATTACGCCCGGATGATCCAAACAGTGAATTATTATGGC from Diprion similis isolate iyDipSimi1 chromosome 3, iyDipSimi1.1, whole genome shotgun sequence includes:
- the LOC124404160 gene encoding eukaryotic translation initiation factor 3 subunit K produces the protein MAEAMRQTIVEMLKGIERYNPDNLSTLEKYVEIQSRENAYDLEANLAVLKLYQLNPQRFSQDITCQILLKALTNFPHTDFVLCKCLLTEKIMQEEPINQIMYLGDILEQCDFQHFWDRVLSMPELCNRIVGFQDSVRKFVCHVVGITFQTIDKGLLAQLLGGVDDSTLKHWVKKYGWKEESKNVIFIANQDENIKTKNITEKIDFENVAGLMAACL
- the LOC124404159 gene encoding palmitoyltransferase ZDHHC3-A gives rise to the protein MFVRDPCGIVCIIVTYIAVFYADYVVVRWIVLHTMQDSLWGPFHVVTFNTIVLLLMMSHLKAVCSDPGLVPLPQTRMDFSDIHTGGNRDESDERDDWTVCTRCETYRPPRAHHCRICKRCIRRMDHHCPWINNCVGERNQKYFIQFLVYVGILALYAITLVILSWVFDCPECSVDVAIKQSRILHCVILVLESALFGMFVVAILVDQFQAILGDETAIERIQGSHHHQHTNKTNPRTLTLLAQVCGKSHPALWLLPCHNPPRYSYRKDAHLIDHQV
- the LOC124404522 gene encoding peroxisomal membrane protein PEX13-like isoform X1, with the translated sequence MNQQGHSNCNNNQFRASPDLGRSEPSLPINSNVSNFQQRNPPPLPPRTNRSVQSYQPMYGDHRPLSSPYYSGYGTGLNYRGYGGYGSYGGYGGYGGYGGMSGYNSYNQFGGPSGDVENRFVQLAEERTRPAFQSIETMVHTFSSITMMLESTFFAMTSSFRAILSVADNVGRLRSMFGHFLDTFALIRFMKWLYWKSMYMLGLRPDDPNSELLWRKTAIEVMNGERTGSSSWPIFMFLSMLFAIPYLVHKLVHNSKEVKVNTDNPKEWFQQNEPMYTATATYDFNATSSEELSLRCGQKIWLAPKSLQPKDTPGWWKATDSVKVGLIPSSYVTVVGQIKKKSTVPEQGTTNDCSENIGSSMDESSNQKDKCSFSNLEEAFGTKIPEES